One genomic window of Magnolia sinica isolate HGM2019 chromosome 3, MsV1, whole genome shotgun sequence includes the following:
- the LOC131240460 gene encoding beta-glucosidase 18-like → MPTAVPNYYVAPWGMEKIVMYFKERYNNMPMYITENGYAQDDKNGVSKKELLNDMERVEYMRSYVTSLAISMRKGADVRGYFVWSLIDNFEWLYGYTLRFGLYHVDYDTLERTPKLSADWYKQFLNNPRC, encoded by the exons ATGCCG ACTGCAGTGCCAAATTATTACGTGGCACCATGGGGCATGGAAAAGATTGTAATGTACTTCAAGGAAAGATACAACAATATGCCCATGTACATCACAGAAAATG GGTATGCACAAGATGATAAAAATGGTGTTTCGAAGAAAGAGTTGCTCAATGACATGGAGAGAGTAGAATACATGCGCAGCTATGTGACTTCCCTAGCCATATCCATGag GAAAGGAGCTGATGTAAGAGGCTACTTCGTTTGGTCTCTAATCGACAATTTTGAATGGTTGTATGGGTATACACTACGGTTCGGACTTTATCATGTGGATTATGATACATTGGAGAGGACTCCTAAACTATCCGCCGATTGGTACAAACAATTCCTCAACAACCCGAGAtgctaa